Proteins from one Nicotiana tabacum cultivar K326 chromosome 23, ASM71507v2, whole genome shotgun sequence genomic window:
- the LOC107825250 gene encoding LIM domain-containing protein PLIM2b-like isoform X2: MAFTGTLDKCKACDKTVYFVDLLTADGITYHKSCFKCSHCKGTLVMSNYSSMDGVLYCKPHFEQLFKECGNFSKNFQTTKPEREHALTRTPSKLSAMFSGTQDKCAACKKTVYPLEKVTMEGESFHKSCFKCAHGGCPLTHATYASLDGVLYCKHHFAQLFMEKGTYQHVLEAANHKKINNEATNKETIDEQPEKEPDEEEESQQS, encoded by the exons ATGGCATTCACAGGAACATTGGATAAATGCAAAGCTTGTGATAAGACTGTTTATTTTGTTGATTTGTTGACTGCTGATGGTATAACATACCATAAATCTTGCTTCAAATGCAGCCATTGCAAAGGCACTCTTGTG ATGAGCAACTACTCATCCATGGATGGAGTCCTCTATTGTAAGCCACATTTCGAACAGCTTTTTAAGGAATGCGGAAATTTTAGCAAGAACTTTCAGACTA CTAAGCCTGAGAGGGAACATGCACTG ACAAGGACTCCAAGCAAACTCTCTGCCATGTTCTCTGGAACCCAAGACAAATGTGCAGCCTGCAAAAAAACTGTCTATCCACTTGAAAAG GTGACAATGGAAGGAGAATCATTTCACAAATCATGTTTCAAGTGTGCTCATGGAGGTTGTCCACTTACACATGCAACTTATGCTTCACTTGATGGAGTCCTTTATTGCAAGCACCATTTTGCTCAACTCTTCATGGAAAAAGGCACTTATCAACATGTTCTTGAAGCTGCAAATCATAAGAAGATTAATAATGAGGCTACTAATAAGGAAACAATTGATGAACAACCAGAAAAGGAACCTGATGAGGAGGAAGAGTCACAACAATCCTAA
- the LOC107825250 gene encoding LIM domain-containing protein PLIM2b-like isoform X1, with translation MAFTGTLDKCKACDKTVYFVDLLTADGITYHKSCFKCSHCKGTLVMSNYSSMDGVLYCKPHFEQLFKECGNFSKNFQTTAKPEREHALTRTPSKLSAMFSGTQDKCAACKKTVYPLEKVTMEGESFHKSCFKCAHGGCPLTHATYASLDGVLYCKHHFAQLFMEKGTYQHVLEAANHKKINNEATNKETIDEQPEKEPDEEEESQQS, from the exons ATGGCATTCACAGGAACATTGGATAAATGCAAAGCTTGTGATAAGACTGTTTATTTTGTTGATTTGTTGACTGCTGATGGTATAACATACCATAAATCTTGCTTCAAATGCAGCCATTGCAAAGGCACTCTTGTG ATGAGCAACTACTCATCCATGGATGGAGTCCTCTATTGTAAGCCACATTTCGAACAGCTTTTTAAGGAATGCGGAAATTTTAGCAAGAACTTTCAGACTA CAGCTAAGCCTGAGAGGGAACATGCACTG ACAAGGACTCCAAGCAAACTCTCTGCCATGTTCTCTGGAACCCAAGACAAATGTGCAGCCTGCAAAAAAACTGTCTATCCACTTGAAAAG GTGACAATGGAAGGAGAATCATTTCACAAATCATGTTTCAAGTGTGCTCATGGAGGTTGTCCACTTACACATGCAACTTATGCTTCACTTGATGGAGTCCTTTATTGCAAGCACCATTTTGCTCAACTCTTCATGGAAAAAGGCACTTATCAACATGTTCTTGAAGCTGCAAATCATAAGAAGATTAATAATGAGGCTACTAATAAGGAAACAATTGATGAACAACCAGAAAAGGAACCTGATGAGGAGGAAGAGTCACAACAATCCTAA